From the Gramella sp. Hel_I_59 genome, one window contains:
- a CDS encoding putative porin: MKLYPIIIILCFSIGSTLLAQSSKNVLAENIASEKDSLPPVDLYKIISVKNDTTHLDTTLTILKDYKFNYLRKDNFELLPFSNTGQTYNALSYAEDNSKAFPGFGAEARHYNFMEVDDINYYQVPTPWTQLYFKTVPEQGQQLDALFTINTSKNLNMFIAYKGTRALGKYQNILTSTGNLRMGFSYNTNNDRYRIKAHFVSQDLMNEENGGLDSLAVLQYIAEEEEFDDRSVLDVNYEDAESTLFGKRFFIDHEYQLTNPRDSTNKLSVSHKFDHSYKKFVFNQETAENALYGDSFEATNLQTSTRLYTTFNEAAVNFENDVLGKLSVKAGHTNYDYGYNAVYITEESVVGNKLFGNLLHLGATYEERIGDFDLKAAGRLNLDDDFSGNFLNVSAGYEFDTQNSIRFGFDQNSSLPNFNFLLYQNDYINYNWQNDFDNISSQRLYARLSSEKYANINFSLSQIDNYTYFAENESGSVKPFQYDQPVRHLKLKAEKEFDFGLFGSYNTIMYQNVLEGAGVLNVPDLVTRNSIYYKDFWFDKALYLQTGFTFKYFTKYEANAYDPILAEFYVQNEEEIGGFPVVDYFFNAKVDKARIFFKLEHLNSLVTGNNNFSAPDYPYTDFLVRFGLVWDLFL; this comes from the coding sequence ATGAAATTATATCCAATTATTATCATACTGTGTTTTTCGATCGGCTCTACTCTATTAGCTCAGAGCTCTAAAAATGTCTTAGCAGAGAATATAGCATCGGAAAAGGATAGTCTTCCTCCGGTAGATCTGTACAAGATCATTTCGGTGAAGAATGACACTACACATCTAGATACCACGCTCACCATATTAAAGGATTACAAGTTCAATTATCTTAGAAAAGATAATTTTGAGTTGTTGCCATTTTCAAATACCGGACAAACCTACAATGCTCTTAGTTACGCTGAGGATAATAGCAAAGCATTTCCTGGATTTGGAGCAGAAGCAAGACACTACAATTTTATGGAAGTGGATGATATTAACTATTATCAAGTTCCAACGCCATGGACTCAGCTTTATTTTAAAACTGTACCGGAACAGGGGCAGCAGCTCGATGCATTATTTACTATCAATACTTCTAAGAACTTAAATATGTTTATCGCATATAAAGGAACGAGGGCCTTAGGTAAATACCAGAATATTTTGACCAGCACCGGAAATCTTAGAATGGGGTTCTCCTACAATACAAATAATGATAGGTATCGTATAAAAGCACACTTCGTTTCTCAGGATCTAATGAATGAGGAAAACGGAGGGCTTGATAGCCTTGCGGTACTTCAATATATTGCCGAGGAAGAAGAGTTCGATGATCGATCTGTTCTCGATGTCAACTATGAGGACGCCGAAAGTACTCTCTTTGGGAAGAGGTTTTTTATTGATCATGAATATCAACTAACCAATCCCAGGGATTCCACTAACAAATTAAGTGTCTCCCACAAATTCGATCATAGTTATAAAAAGTTTGTCTTTAATCAGGAAACTGCGGAAAATGCTCTTTATGGTGATTCTTTTGAGGCTACTAATTTGCAAACGTCTACTCGACTATATACCACCTTTAATGAAGCCGCAGTAAATTTTGAAAATGATGTACTAGGAAAACTCTCCGTAAAAGCCGGGCATACTAATTATGATTACGGATATAATGCCGTCTATATTACAGAGGAGTCTGTAGTAGGCAATAAGCTTTTCGGGAATTTATTACATCTGGGTGCTACTTATGAAGAGCGTATTGGTGATTTTGATCTTAAAGCTGCTGGGCGACTCAACCTTGATGATGATTTTTCCGGTAATTTTCTAAATGTTTCCGCTGGTTATGAATTCGATACTCAAAATAGTATCCGTTTCGGGTTCGATCAAAATAGCAGTTTGCCTAATTTTAATTTTCTGCTCTATCAGAATGATTATATCAATTATAACTGGCAGAACGACTTCGATAATATTAGTTCGCAGAGATTATACGCCAGGCTTTCTTCTGAAAAATATGCGAACATAAATTTTTCTTTATCACAAATTGATAACTATACATACTTTGCTGAAAATGAAAGTGGGTCGGTAAAACCTTTTCAATATGATCAGCCCGTAAGACACTTAAAGCTGAAGGCTGAAAAAGAATTTGATTTTGGTCTCTTCGGAAGCTACAATACTATAATGTATCAGAATGTCCTGGAAGGAGCAGGCGTTCTTAATGTTCCAGATCTGGTTACCAGGAATTCCATATACTATAAGGACTTCTGGTTCGATAAGGCGCTGTATCTTCAAACAGGTTTCACTTTTAAGTATTTTACGAAGTATGAAGCGAATGCTTACGATCCCATCCTTGCAGAATTCTATGTCCAGAATGAAGAAGAGATTGGTGGTTTTCCTGTGGTAGATTATTTCTTCAATGCAAAAGTGGACAAAGCAAGAATCTTCTTTAAGTTGGAGCATTTAAATTCCTTGGTTACCGGGAACAACAATTTCTCTGCACCAGACTATCCATATACCGACTTCCTAGTAAGATTTGGCCTGGTTTGGGATCTTTTCCTGTAG